The Tachysurus vachellii isolate PV-2020 chromosome 10, HZAU_Pvac_v1, whole genome shotgun sequence genomic sequence GTGTAACTTGTGGTCTTTACCAGACATTAGGGAGCCTCCAGCATCCCTTTTCATGTTGACAGCTGTGTAGATTGGCAGAGGGTTCTGCCCCCCAGAGACCGCCCCCTGCTGGTCAGACAGTGTAGCTGTGTTTTTCTAAAACAAGAACAGGAAATATggcattttgttatttaaataaactgataACTCATTACAATAACAGAACATAAATAATCATGCACTAACACCTGAACTAATGCTTAcataaaatatgaacaaatcaTGAACTAACCTTAACTAGCGTATACGTAAATCTTATAAATTGATGTGTGATAACCACTACTGTACCTTGATGACATGATAGAATATGTTTGCTagttaatgtttattaacatgtggaaataaacaaacatgggaaaaaacaaacttgcTTTATAAGACAATATAACTTAAGCgtgaatataatattatttgccctatgactgaaaaaaaaaaaattctagaaaTAGATGAACTAGTTTGGAATCAGTACAACCGTGTTTGTGGGACTGAGGGATGTGTAGTGCATTTGAGACTATTGTGTGTCAAAACTAACAATGCCTATACAATCCAAAAAGAAAGATTGATCACAATTTGATGAACGGAGAACCAGACCTTTCCGTAAATAGCGTTTTCTATGATAAGGCCCCACATGTCGATGGGAGAGATATTATGACCTTCCTTCTGTTTCTGCCGCAGCTCGGAGTAGTAATAGCGCAGACGGGTGGGTCCAAACAGAGTTTTGGTACCCTTAGAGAGTTCCTTCTTCACAGAATTAATTGCCTCATCCAGTTCTTTCTCTGACCAGTGTGGGTCATTGTATAGATACGCATTAGTCCTGaagcagagaaagagatggTTTAGATTCATACACTTGTTTCTATGGCAAACTGGATGTAGActcaaaacaccacaaaaaaaaaagaggaataacTGTCCGAACATGTGCTACTTAGATTGTTCACATTTTATTCAGCTCCTTTGCTTCACTTTGCATCAATGTCTCCTACTGTGTATTGGTCCTGCACATCTCCTGTATCAAACAGCAAggtaaatatataatgtgtataagtTACTGTGCTCTATTTAGTACCCACCAGGTGGAGCCAGACAAAGAGGTGATGTAGCTGATGGCATCCAGCAAACCAAGACTCTGCAGTCCTTTCAGAGAGCCAAACATGCCTGTCATGGCCCTGGAGCCACCTCCTGTACACACCACAGCCACTGTTGGCACCTAAACATACACAATCCCACATCCACGGTCATTAAACATCCCTGTACAGAAGAGTACAGTTATTTTATTACGTAGCATTTCTGCCTCATAGCTCCAGGCTCTCACGTTCagtcctgagcttgggttactggCTGTGTTTCACATATTCTGCGCATGTCAGCGTAAGTTGTTTTATGGGTTCTCTGGTTTACTTCCATCTCCTAGAAAACATGCTGGTGGGTGAACTGGTTATGTTAAATTGTTTTAGGTCAGACTGGTGTCTAGGTGGATTCCTGTCAAAGATCCCAAGGATTCTGGACCCAATGGTACAATGACCAGGATTAATAGTTTACTAAatatgaacgaatgaatgaatgattggatgggtggatggatggatggatgcatggataaGTGAATGAATATAGTATGGTTTCTGTGCGTGTTTGCACACGTTTCTGTGCGTGTTTGCACACGTTTCTGTGCGTGTTTGCACACGTTTCTGTGCGTGTTTGCACAAGTGAAAGGTGAAAGGattatttctctatttctcttttttcagacAGATCATGATTTTACTTGAAGaggtttaaaacttttaaaactaaTAATGTCCAACTTTTGGCAAAGTATGagcactttttttaatctgttcacGGTTTATTACTTTTAAAGCAAATTAAATTTCCTAATGACTCATTTTGTCAGCATGTTAAAAGTAATTGTATTGATGCTATGACCCGTTTGGATTAATGCTAATCACAGGTGCTAGCAATGTTTTACAAACAGCCTATAAagctaacatactgtataaacgaTCATCAAACTTAAAATATTTGCGCTATAATATCAGTTAAGGCTAAAATTTGCTCTTATGTCAGTAGAATCAATGACATTTAgataaaaatcatttatattttgctAAATCCTAAGATGAACTTTCTCTCATGACTATAGCATGTTTTCATTTAACAATATTAGCCTATATTACTGATTCGGTAATATTAATACAGCATGCAGGTTAATAAATAGATGTGCATTTTAAAATTGcattagtgtttgttttttttaataaatcgaCTAGTGGAAACTTGACTAGTTTTTAAGTGACTCAAAATTCTATTAATAATTGATAAGTTGATCGCTAACGAATCAATTCCTTGAGTCGGTTCTTTGAACCTGCCCTTTTAGTTGAACGTTGAGAGCAGACTCAGATATATGAACATTTTTGGTTACCGTAGCACTTAAGCAGAATTTACTCTGTTCTTTTTGTGTTGGACTCTAATATTTTTGTATACAGCATAAACGCAAGCAGAATCCTCACATTACACtgctacattttttaaaaatctgcaaTGAGTCATTTAGGAGCAGCTTATTCTgcaatagaaatagaaatattatgatctgacattcattcattcattcattttataccgcttatccaaactacctcgggtcacagggagcctgtgcctatctcaggtgtcatcgggcatcaaggcaggttacaccctggacggagtgccaacccatcgcagggcacacacacacactcattcattcactcacccaatcacacactacggacaattttccagagatgccaatcaacctaccatgcatgtctttggaccgggggcacggggagaacatgcaaactccacacacacacacacacaaggtggaggcgggaatcgaaccccgaccctggaggtgtgaggcgaacatgctaaccactaagccaccgtgcccccatgatcTGACATTCTGGCCACAAATTAACTTTATAcatatgatttatttaacatgttaaGTAGGCTGTATATTTTCCCCACATGTGTAAATTCGGCTTAAATTCTTCTTTTTAGATTTGCTTGTGCTTATTTCATAATTTGTTCCAAtctctttgtgttttaaattgtATTACCTTACTGGGATGGAGGGGAGATTTGAGGTTGAGGATTTTCTGCAGTGCACGAGACACcacctctctcctcttctccagAAAGGCCTTCTCCTCTGCAGGTATATCAAAATCCAGACGCACCTTCATGTCCTCCTCGGAGCTACACACATAGGCATGTTATTACATCTAACATTTTATCAAGGAAATCATTACTATATAAACTAATAACTGTTAACACACTAAAATGGTATAAATAATATGTACCTCTCTACTGTGTTCACCTGCAAATTGACTGTATCCTGTAGAGTAAAACAAACAGATTCACCCGGGGATCAAAATGACTGCTTACAAGGAGATTTGAGGGGAAATGTAATGACCtaaaattatattacatttacattgacacccccttatccagagcgacgtagaaaagtgcttaagtctctttCATTGGACACATTAGACATGtaactggttcactaggttacataagataccatgagtctaaaacacataaataatatatatatatatatatatatatatatatatatatatatatataaattataaatatatatatatatataaatatatataaatatatatatatatatatatatatatatatatatatatatatatatatatatatatatatatatatatatatatatatatatataaattataaatatatatataaattataaatatatttatacacatatatataaatatataaataatatatatatatatatattcattctgctaaaatagaaatatatatatatatatatatatatatatatatatatatattcagctaaaatatatattgtgatTAATTTTTTCTTCACTAAGTTATCAAAACAGTGTAGAAATAACTTCGCAATCGAACTcttcctgaaaaaaaattatgttatgtaaaaataaagctttatatAAGGATCTTGGATAGTAAGCTGTTCCTTATCGCATACCTGTCTGATGTTCCCATAATTAGATGTCCTATAGATGTCTGGTCTATTGTCATTATCGTTGTTAACCTTCGTGTTATCGTTGTTAGTGGTCATGTTTATGTTGTAGATTTCCAAGTAATGTTATTGCTATGCCAAGCTATGTCTAGATTTCCTGTTTATAGTAAATTTGTATTagtcttgtgttttgtttaaataaaaggtGTTTGCACTGGAATCCCTGTGTTTGGGTCTAATTGCTGATAGTATAAGTtacaatgacattttaaataatattaattgtaCGTTGTTTTAGCATTCTAAAGCACAATACAGCATGCTGTCATTTTGGTAAATCTTTATATGTAATGCTAGTATACTGATGAAAAGTAGTTGAGTTGCATGGAGAAAGATAGTCGTGACAGTCGTGATcattataaatacagctgtttatACCTTTtaacatgtgtttttgtttttttatttgttttttttttttaaatggccaTACTCGACATCATATGCTCGTTGCTGATTGGCTACAGCATGCGTCAGTCTTACAGAAAGCTAAAATAAATcggatttatttgtaattatttttaaggGCATTCGTGTGGTGATGTAAATATGCTGTCACTAAAGATGCAAATTCTGAAACTTCACCTAAATAAAGCCaggttattcattcattcactttcattcattttctactgcttatctgaactacctcgggtcacggggagcctgtgcctatctcagtcgttatcgggcatcaaggcatggtacaccctggacggagtgccaacccattgcagggcacacacacacacactctcattcactcacacaatcacacactacggacaattttccagagatgccaatcaacctaccatgcatgtctttggaccgggggaggaaaccagagtacccggaggaaacccccgaggcacagggagaacatgcaaactccacacacacacacacacacacacacacacaaggtggaggtgggaatcgaacccccaaccctggaggtgtgaggcgaacgtgctaaccactaagtcaccatgCCCCCCCCACCCCAGGTTATTCAGATGAAAGAATTACCAATTATAATTAGTAAAATCACTTTGATAACAGTTTCCTTTGCTAGAGTGTGTTGATGTCAGTCATTACCTTAACTTTGGGAAACGAGAAGGTGAACTCTGATGCGGAATCAGCGGACAGCGGGGACACCGGGGGTGAAGTGGAACTTGCCTCCTTCCCATCCTATTCCGAAACAAATCACACAATTATAAACGGgcataaagtaaatataaaaatcatcTAGATCTAAGCATGTTTTGTCactgaaatcaaataaatgttatttctgtAGGTCTTTTAGGTACAAAGCAGCTTGACAGAAATCCAGAAGCAGGTTTATTAGATGCAGAAGTGatagtggcaagaaaaaaacttCCCGAGATCTCATGTAATTTCACTAGCAGTGGACTCAGAAATGACTTATAACCCTGTACAATATTTAGGTGTAGAAGACCAGCATTACTTCTAGAAAGGTTCAGAGGTAAAGATCCCACAATGTTGCATTCAGAAACGTCTGCTGCTTTGTTCTACCCTGAAAAGAAATCCATTGTTTAGTATAATTAAGGAGCAAATGTAAGGAAAATCATCTACCGCTTGAAGTTCAATCTTGGGCTCCAGGTCTTTGCTGATGTAGTAACGAAGAGTCTGCATGAGGTTGCTTTTCTCAGCAGTTGAGATGATTTGATCTTCGTTATACGCCCCTCGTAATGTTAACATCATGTTCTTCCCGActaaaatccacacagacacacattaaaGATGTCAGTGCATCGCTGCCACACACCCTCTACGTCACGTGAGTTTTCACTTGAGCTGTGATGTCAGCGAttagactttattttattatggacAGACAGTTTTAATCTTCTTACCCTCAGGTGGTAGTTTGTCAATCTTCACCTCCACGATGGAAAGCGGAGCCGCCTAAAATCACAGTAAGAAGATTCTGATGCATCGAAATGTTAGAAATGTCTttgtcagtgtctgtctgtctgcctgcctgcctctctctgcctgcctgcctctctctgcctgcctgcctctctctgcctgcctgcctctctctgcctgcctgcctctctctgcctgcctgcctctctctgcctgcctgcctctctctgcctgcctgcctctctctgcctgcctgcctctctctgcctgcctgcctctctctgtctgcctgcctctctctgtctgcctgcctctctctgtctgcctgcctctctctgtctgcctgcctctctctgtGGATCTGTGCTGTATGCAGTGTTTGTCATGACATATTTTTAggttaaaaaatctaaaaagacAGAAGgttaaaagaataaatgaaagtaGCTGCTGAACCACATGGAAAGATTGACGTGACGTGTTCTGGTTACCGATTTCTCAATTTAACTCAAAAAGGTGTTTTTTGACTGTTACATGATGACGGATGTCACATCACAGTGTAGCTTATCATACTCAGAGGAAAATGCTATCCACCCTCTTATACATACACAACCCCTTGCGATTGACTGTTGTCCACACTCTATGTTTAAAAGAGACCCAGACAGTATGTTTCTAGATAAAAATGATCTGCGTAATTGTGTGATCAGAACGATAAGCGTGTAGTATACAGTAGGTTGCAGTAAGGATTGGACCTTCTCCCTATCCTCTACGTTTCATTTGTATGGTTGTATgttgaaatgtgttttaaataatcattaataagaatgtggaatgtgtgttgtgttttgcatgttctttgcATGGCTTTAATCAAAACTGCACTTACCACAAGAACTCCATTGGAGAGATATTCTCGAGATGCTTCAGGGCTGTAAaacaagcataaaaaaaaaaggttgtttatTTACTGGTATTGCAGAGGGTATCATTCCCATCCAGAGTCTGATTACAGAGCTTGTGTTACTCTCTCTGTGGAggttatgtttatgtttgtctGTTTCCTCGGGTTTCCTTCCATCTCCCAAAAAATGTACCAGtaagtatttgtattttgttgcaTTACTCATAGATatgaatgattgtgtgtttcTACACTGTAAAaggtgtgaatgtgattgtgtgtgtattcctaCTCTGTAAAAAGTGagaatgtgattgtgtgtgtattcctaCACTGTAAATGGTGTGTGTTCCTACACTGTAAAACACTTCAAGATGGCTAAATGAACATTCACCTGCTGCTTAAAAATATAAAGGCAACTCAACATGAAGATACGCTTTGTTGCAGCTCACAAGAAGCCAAAACAATAACTGACTTTAGGCTTTATCTTTCAAAACTTAACCTGAGTTTCtcaaagaaaaaagttaacatGAATTGATCAGGCTCTCATGGTTTACACGGCGATTCAGGGATAGGTTTCTGATCGACTGCTGtctcattataaaataaatctctcattctcactcattttctaccgcttatccgaactacctcgggtcacggggagcctgtgcctatctcaggcgtcatcgggcatcaaggcaggatacaccctggacggagtgccaacccatcgcagggcacactcacacactctcattcaccgAAATAAATctattactgaaaatgaatggcTGGATATTTCTGTACTGCAGATCTTCCTGAACTATAGCAACATTTCTTATATCTCTGGTATtcagaatttctttttctttaattcactacatttacacaattAAGACTCAATGTTAATGCttggttttaattatttcacttgacaataaaagatttttaaatatttctcatGCGGTTAATTAACGAATTCTAATTAAGGGAAAGCGTATAATTAAGCTGAAATAAATTCTGCTTAATTACGTGAAACAAATATGTGGAATTCAGCCTCAGATCTGCCTCCTGACCTCAAGACAAGACTATTCATTATATTCCACCTGGTAATTAACATTCTTCTAATGTGTTCAATACGGTTATTGTGAGTGCAGTATTACCAATTAAGTCCAACACAATAAAGTTGGCACCTacaggacttttattttatgacattttcatTCTGAGATTTATTTTCTTGCCAGTAAAAGTCTTTCAGTTGTGGTTTGTACAACATGATTCTAGTTCATGTGGATAATTAAGTGGTATTCAGCCTCAGGTCTACCCTTTTCTCTCTGACCTTGGACACCATAAAggtaacatttattaatttttacgTCTCTCTATCAGTACAGTTTAGTGATTgtatttgctaaaaaaaaaataactaagcAAATTAATGTTGAGGTCCTTTATCCCTAAAAGTCTACTCTGAAGCTTGAAAGAAATTGTGAGGAAACTTCTAGGATTTATACCAtctttaaaaattataatagcTGTAGATGCACAGAGTACAGACACTTAGGAGGAAATAGATTTTTGAGTTTTAAACATGGAGCGAATTTGATTTAAAGTCGTTTTTGGTTAGAAATGTGTCAAAGTGATTCATCTGTCACTTACCACTCTGTGATCTCGAAATCCACCCACAGCTCATCCTTTTTCTGCAAACACAAGCAGAACAGCAGCTTGTTAACAGCTGAGCGCTACAAAAACATCCGTACGGGTCACAGTAGATCGTATTTCACCACATTTCAGACGtaaaaaaaactccattaaTTGATTAGTTTGGATTATATTGTCCctttattatagatttattataGATGATATAATCTGGTGCCTCAGACGGTGAAGGtactgggttgttgattggaggattagGGTTTCGAGCCCCAGtactgccactgttggggcccttgagcaaggcccttatccctttctgctccaggggcgctgcaTCACGTCTGACCCTGTGTTCCgtccccaacttccaaagttgggatatgtgacgaatgaatttcattgtgctgtaatgtttgtgACAAAAATGAAGGCTtctgttctcactcactcatcttctaccgcttatctgaactacctcgggtcacggggagcctgtgcctatctcaggcgtcatcgggcatcaaggcaggatacaccctggacggagtgccaacccatcgcagggcacacacacactcattcactcacacactaaggacaatttttccagagatgccaatcaacctaccatgcatgtctttggaccggggaggaaacccccgaggcacggggagaacatgcgaactccacacacacacaaggcggaggcgggaatcgaacccccaaccctggaggtgtgaggcgaacttgctaaccactaagccaccagaAGGTGGTGATTAATGttcctctaacagcagctcagacagtAAGGTAAATCACTGgtttatattaaaggtggggtgcacgatgtttgaaaaatgcttcaaaaaacaaacaaaacaaacatgtagccaatgagcagaaaggggcgtgtctcgTCAATATGCAGCATGTGGTCAGTGCGCATGTGTTACATTAGCataaagcgattgaaacattgacatggcggaaacctgccgttacctctgcttcgggttctaggtgttgaatgtcgtcttccgtgtgaagcggagctaaacctttcacggtacaacacagtactacaaatacacatttgtattaccatagtattactcattgtgttcatttattgataataaAGCAGGTTCTGGCATAATAGttacctgggttacgtatgtatgagtggggcggagctatcaaaacaggggtgacacccatttggcttaggagcgtgtttgttttggtgatttctactgtcaacattggctttcagagatcgtgcaccccacctttaatatgctAATTCTAATGATTctaataaagacttttaaaaaatgatctgtGTTACAGAAATCTTGAAGAGAGGgctttattttctaaaaaaatggaagaagctGACTGGTgagagaatatacagtatattttgttgttttatggacgttaaacaacattaaatgtttaaaatgattaagtTTTACGTTAATTTCATTCTGAATTGTTATCTTCATGTAAAGCTGAGAGctttagcacttttaacactGGACATTGCAGCTTTAAAGGAATATAactattcagaaaaaaattatttgaattgAAGAATTGATTTGAATAAAAACGTGAGACGtgtcatttaataaatgaaaaacgaTCTTGTTGGCTAATCAATGTCCTATACTGACCTTTTCATCAGTGATGAAGACCTTGGTCTCCTTCTTTCCCAGTGTGAGGTTGCTGATGTCGAAGAAGAGCCTAACGCAGAGGTCGTCTTTCCTGAGATCCTCATCATATACGTCTAGCTCCAGAATGTTCTAGAGAAAGACATAacagaaatttattttttttttagtaaatgatcttaaagtttgtgttttacaAATGCAATTAGATATATGATGTAATCCATGATGCTGTCGAGAACCACCTTTGTGAAACCTAGATAAAGAGAAAAGTCTACAACTTTGTGTAGAACTTCAAGGACTCAGAAAgcgttttattttgttgtgtgtgtgtgtgtgtctgtcatggAGTACATAAAGATAAAGAGCATAACACACTTGAGCTAATTAGAAGTAGCGTATAGAACCGTATCTGAAATATTGTTGTAAGTTTTATTTGATGACATGAGATGATCTCCTCTCCCAGGCGTCTCACCTTGACGTGGCTGTTCACACGGAAGTGGAAGGTCTCGTTCCACTCAGGTGAATTGGAGTTTGGAATGCTTTTAGTTCTCACAGTAGCGACCGAGGCCGTGGGCATTCTCAAGATCACGTAGAGGTCAGACTGAGAAACTGCATTGAGTAGAAAAACATCGTGTAAGCACCTTAGAAAACAACAAAGCTGGATGTTAGGCCTGTTAGTCACATGGTTTCACTCTGTACCCTGTAAAAGTAAAAGCACCCTGTAAAGTTTATGTTGGACAGAAATGGAGAGACTCAATGGTAGCAGCAGGTAAGCTATCAAAATCCTCACACTTCTCTGTATATATAACTACAGTATCTACAGATTTTCTTTATCTACAGTATTGGTGAAAAGCCATCACATGCTGCCTGATGATAGTTTTGGGTAGTTTTTCACATGTTCCTATCATCTCTGATAAACCTTCCTGATACaggtttaaaatgtgtgtgctgtgcactgaatgacacacatacagtagtcaAGCGAAGAGCTGAACTTCGCTCGCAGCACTGTGACCGCGAGGTCCCAACATGGTGCCACTTCTTTCTGTCggaaaaaagtgaaaacaagaagaaatttaatacacaaaactttaaacatttcaaTGAAACATATTGAAcatctctgtctgtccatctgtctgtgaatctacagacaagcagacagtcAAGCTGGATTAGTGCTGTCCCTCTCTCTTATGGACAGATATAAAAGAGAagactgtcttgtctgtctgtctgtctctctctctgtctacctctttttctctctctgtctatatatgTAAAGACATACACCATGAAGaagaccgtctgtctgtctgtctgtctgtctctctctctgtctatatatgTTTTCTGAAGTAATGTAAAGATATAAATTATGAAgaagactgtctgtctgtctctttgtctctctctataGGACTACTCAAACTATGTACAAACATGATAGAGAAGattgactgtctgtctgtttgtctcccTCTTGGACCAGTTCCCTCTTATCACAAAGCCCTTATCACTCCTcatactgcacctcacaccctcagatctagcAGCACTAGGAGAACCCACAGACGAGGAGTTTGACAATATTTTTCTGTgatacattatttttaaataaattagaataatgtatttgtgtgttttctctgcacTATGACTGACTGCCATTAACTGCAGGATTTACAACATACAGCTGAAGTAAGAAGTAGTTTATTCCAGAATCTcattacagacacacagtacCTATTTCCAAatcttaaataatttaaatctctttatattctctctctctctagagaCAGGCAAGAGGGACAGATTGAATAGACTAGATGTCCGTCTGTCAATGGCTGCttattacacaaaaatacagataaaatgaCAGATTATTTAGACAGCTTATAACTGATCTGCtttcacattgctttgttgtcCAAATTACCAAGAACCCACTAAGGACTACTGTACATGTCGATTCCATAATTGTTAATAATATCAAAACATATCACACGTTTCTACTATTTCTTTTCATATCTTCCTAAATTTTATACCACAACATTCTCATTGCTCACCAAAgactagataaaaaaaattaaaaaaaaaaactagaaagaaATTAGTACCTTCATTGCTAACAGAAGAATTTTCCTTGACCAAGGAGAAAGGAGAAGCTGTTCGTGTAGCTGATGAGGATCAGATACTCTCGAGCTGTTCGGGCTCTAATTTATATCTCGGAACGACGTGCCAGGGCAGGTAGTGATTGAGAAACGCCCATTTCTGATTGCCAAAGAGACTAAGTTCTGTATGTAAGATGATATTT encodes the following:
- the LOC132852019 gene encoding cytosolic phospholipase A2 zeta-like, whose protein sequence is MKKEVAPCWDLAVTVLRAKFSSSLDYFSQSDLYVILRMPTASVATVRTKSIPNSNSPEWNETFHFRVNSHVKNILELDVYDEDLRKDDLCVRLFFDISNLTLGKKETKVFITDEKKKDELWVDFEITECPEASREYLSNGVLVAAPLSIVEVKIDKLPPEVGKNMMLTLRGAYNEDQIISTAEKSNLMQTLRYYISKDLEPKIELQADGKEASSTSPPVSPLSADSASEFTFSFPKVKDTVNLQVNTVESSEEDMKVRLDFDIPAEEKAFLEKRREVVSRALQKILNLKSPLHPSKVPTVAVVCTGGGSRAMTGMFGSLKGLQSLGLLDAISYITSLSGSTWTNAYLYNDPHWSEKELDEAINSVKKELSKGTKTLFGPTRLRYYYSELRQKQKEGHNISPIDMWGLIIENAIYGKKNTATLSDQQGAVSGGQNPLPIYTAVNMKRDAGGSLMSEWCEFTPYEVGFPKYGGFVPSEHFGSEYYLGHLVKKLPEIRVSFLLGTWSSVFSASLMLLWKHVTGSMPSWTSWLGEDASSIETDDDKSTLDTVVLGSQASTMSNFMHGRPMICKVYNFLRGFFLHNKYSEHSTFNTTKETHLDAFPNRLTPMDRTLDLVDAGFEFNSAFPPVLRPHRNVNVVLSLSFSWDEDHLNILKKTQQYCAVQELPFPNIDFSKFDGEPPKEVYVFEDENPDAPIVVHFPLVNITFKEFKAPGVKRQGREELKAGNVDVSSGSSPYTTSNLTYNSEDFQRLVDLTCYNVSNNLESIVCALERALNRKELAGKEK